In Catenulispora sp. GP43, the genomic window GAGCAGGCGGTGGCCCGGATGCAGGAGGCGTGCATGCCGTTGATGGCGCTCCGGTCGCCGAGCCCCGCCCTGGCCGCCGTGCGCGCGACGCAGCGGCTCACGCCGCAGGTCAACGAGCACTTCACCCCGCAGTTTCAGGAGCTGGACCTGACCGACGAGCTGCGCACCGTCGCAGTCCCGACCCTGCTGATCGTCGGGGAACACGACCCCCTGCTGACCGAGGAGGTGATCGCCTCGGCCGCCGAGGCTCTTCCGGCCGGCGGGCGGCTGGTCGTCGTCCCGGATGCCGCTCACGATCTGTTCGTCGACGCCCCTGACAGGTTGCTCGAAGAGGTGCGGCGCTTTGTTGTAGCAGCGCTTTCCCATAAGGACACCAGATCAACAAACGCCATTTAGCGCACATCCCTGTGTCAAGGTGGTTCAGGAGGGCAACCCCCGGCAAAGGAACGGTGATGGTGTGAAGGCAGACGAAGTCGTGGTCGTCGGCGCGGGTGTCGCCGGGTTGGTGTGCGCCGCGGACCTGGTGGCGCAGGGCTTTGCGGTCACCGTCCTGGAGACCTCCGACCAGCCCGGCGGACGCATGCGCTCCGATCGCCGGGACGGCTTCGTCCTCGACCGGGGGCTCCAGGTCCTCAACCCCGCCTATCCGCAGGTCCGCAAGCGGGTGGCGCTGGACCGGCTGGATCTGCGCCCCTTCTATCCGGGCATGCTGCTGCACGGCACGAAGCGCCGCGTGCGGATCGCCAACCCGGCGGCGGACCGGGGCATCGTCAAGGACCTGTGGCACGCGGGCCTGCCGGGATCGGTGCGCGACATGGCCGCGCTGTCGGCGATGAGCGTGAAGGACGGCGCACTGCCGGTGCAGCGGCTGAAGGACCAGCGTGACGAGTCCGCCTACGCCAGCCTGCGCGGCGCCGGGCTGTCGCCGGCCTTCATCGATCGCGTACTGCGGCCCTTCTTCGCAGGGGTCTTCCTCGAGCCGGACCTGGCGACCTCCAGCCGCATGCTGCACCTGGTGTGGCGCAGCATGCTGCGCGGCCGTGCCTCGTTGCCGGCGAAGGGGATCGGCGCGGTGCCCGCACAACTCGCCGAGCAGCTGCCGCCGGGATGCCTGAGCCTGGAGAGCCCGGTTTCCGCGCTGAGCGGCGACGGCGTGGTCCTGGCCGACGGCCGCGAGCGCACCGCCGCGGCGGTGGTCGTGGCGACCGGCGCGCGGCAGGCCGCGCAGCTGACCGGGACGGGCCCGACGCCGGAGATGAGGA contains:
- a CDS encoding NAD(P)/FAD-dependent oxidoreductase, producing MKADEVVVVGAGVAGLVCAADLVAQGFAVTVLETSDQPGGRMRSDRRDGFVLDRGLQVLNPAYPQVRKRVALDRLDLRPFYPGMLLHGTKRRVRIANPAADRGIVKDLWHAGLPGSVRDMAALSAMSVKDGALPVQRLKDQRDESAYASLRGAGLSPAFIDRVLRPFFAGVFLEPDLATSSRMLHLVWRSMLRGRASLPAKGIGAVPAQLAEQLPPGCLSLESPVSALSGDGVVLADGRERTAAAVVVATGARQAAQLTGTGPTPEMRTVTTYYHVAERTPLGEPAIIVDERMRILNTVVLTDVCPDYSPDDRALIATSVLGSPADHTQLPLSDVLGEIYRVDTRAWDALATYHVPDALPAMLPPWPLSRTTRVGPARYVCGDHRATGSVQGAMASGARAARELAADLRGGKSQNQN